DNA from Aliarcobacter skirrowii CCUG 10374:
TGAAGGAAATATCTTTACAAGAGTTGATGGTGTTATGATTATTGGTATGTTTGCTGGATGTATAGCAGCTGCTTTTTGGGGAAACAATGTAAAGTTTAGATTACCTCTAAACAATATTAGAATTTATCAAGCACTAATTGGTGGAATAATTGCGGGATTTGGAGCAAGACTTGGAATGGGTTGTAATTTGGCTAGTTTTTTTACAGGAATTCCTCAATTTAGTTTTCACGCTTGGGTATTTACAGCATTTATGATGGTTGGTGTATATTTTGGTGTAAAAGTTGCTCTTAGCCCTTTTTTTCAATCAAAAATAAAGATGCAAAAAGTATCTTGTGCAAAACCACTTGAGCACAATGAAGAGAAAGTTAAAAATTTCTTTACTCTTGGAACATTTGCATTTATAGCAATTATGCTTTGGGCTTTATATTTAATTTTTGTTGCAAATAGCTCTAAACTTGGAATGGCAATGCTTTTTGGTGCTGCTTTTGGACTTATTATTGCAAAGGCACAAATCTGTTTTACATCTGCATTTAGAGATATTTTTACAACAGGAAGAAGTGAGTTGGCAATTGCAATTATTATTGGTATGGCTGTTGCAACTTTGGGTGTATTTACATATTTAAATATGGGTGCTGCTCCAAAGATTTTCTGGACAGGACCAAATGTTGTTATTGGTGGATTACTTTTTGGATTTGGAATTGTAATTGCAGGTGGTTGTGAGTGTGGTTGGATGTATAGAGCTGTTGAAGGACAAGTTCATTTTTGGATTGTTGGAGTTGGAAATATTATTGGTGCAACTTTACTTGCATTTGTTTGGGATGATATATCTGAACCTTTAGCAACTTCTTGGCCAAAAATAAATCTACTTGAAAGTTTTGGACAATATGGTGGACTTGTAGCGAACTATGGATTACTATTTTTGTTTTTTATAGTAATTTTAGTTTTAGAGAAAAAATATTTAAGAAAATCAAGAAATAGATAAGGATAGATTTATGGAAAATAAAGAGATAGTTCCAGATTATAGAATAGATATGCAAGGTGAGCCTTGTCCATATCCAGCAATAAACACTCTTGAGGCAATGAAAGAGTTAAATGATGGTGAGATTTTAGAGATAATTAGTGATTGTCCACAAAGTATAAACAATATTCCAGTTGATGCAAAAAATCATGGATATAAAGTTTTATTAATAGATAGCGATGGACCAACTATTAGATATATTCTTCAAAAATAAAAGTAGCATTTTGCTACTTTTAAATCTTGACACTTTCTTGACAAATTATTAATGCTATATTAATTTTACTCTCATAATATTTCTTCATTCGTAAATTAGGAACGACATGAAGACAATTTCTCAAACAAAACTTATAATATTTAGCTCAATATTCTTTACAATATTTTATAACTTCAAATGTTTTAAAGAACTTTTTGCCACTTACGGTTTTAGTGGTTTAAACAGTCTCTATTTTCTATCAACTACAATTTTATTGATATCTTTGATAACTCTTTTAATAACTCTTTTTAGCTCAAAATATACAACAAAAGCAATTTTGATAACTCTTTTTGCAATTTCAGCATTTACAGCTTATTTTATGGATACTTACGGTGTTGTAATTGACTCTGAAATGCTTAGAAATAGTATGCAAACTGATTTAAAAGAGTCAAAAGATTTACTTAGCTTTAAACTATTTTTATATATTTTATTTCTTGCTATTATCCCAATATTTTATATTTCAAAACTTCAAATAGTTTATAAACCTATAAAGCAAGAGGTATTATCAAAAATAAAAACTATAATTTTAGCTCTTTTAATAATTATTACAATACTTTTTTCTTTTAGTAAGTTTTATACATCATTTTTTAGAGAACATAAAGTTTTAAGATACAATGTAAATCCTATTTATTGGCTATATAGTGTAGGAAACTATATTCACAAAACTTTTGATACAGCTATTTTAACAATAAAACAAATAGGTCAAGATTCTAAAGTAGTTGAACCAAAAAATGAACCAAAAGAGCTAATTATATTAGTTGTAGGAGAGACAGCAAGAGCCGATAGATTCTCAATAAATGGTTACCATAAAGAGACAAATCCACTATTAAAGCAAGAAGATATTATAAATTTTCCAAATATGATTTCATGTGGAACTTCAACAGCTTTATCTGTTCCTTGTATGTTCTCAATATATGAAAAAAGCAGTTATAGTTATAAAAAAGGTATATCAACTTACAATGTATTAGATGTACTTAAAAATACACAAGATATAGCTATTTTATGGAGAGATAATAACTCTGATTCAAAAGGAGTTGCACTTAGAGTTGATTATGAAGATTTTAAAACTTCTAAAACAAACCCTATTTGCGATGAAGAGTGTAGAGATGAGGGAATGCTTGTTGGACTTGAAAATTATATTGAAAAAAACAAAAACAAAGATATATTAATTATTCTTCATCAAATGGGAAATCATGGACCTGCCTATTATAAAAGATATCCAAAAGATTTTGAAAAATTCACTCCTGTTTGTAAAACAAATCAATTAGAAAACTGCTCTGAAGATGAGATAAATAATGCTTACGATAATGCAATTTTATATACAGACTATTTTTTATCAAAATCAATTAATTTTCTAAAAAAATATAACGAAAGCCATGAAACAGCTTTGGTTTATATATCAGATCATGGAGAGAGTTTGGGTGAGAATGGTATCTATCTTCATGGAATGCCTTATGCCTTTGCTCCAAAAGAGCAGATAAATGTAGCATCTTTTATTTGGTTAGGAGATGGTGCTATGGAACATGAATATGATAAAACAAAATTAAAATCATATAAAGATGAAAAGTTTTCTCACGATAATCTATTTCATACACTTTTAGGACTTTTTGAAATAAAAAGCGAGGTATATAAAAAAGAGATGGATATTTTAAGTGATGTAAGAAAAGCTGAATAATCAAACAAATTTAAATTTGTAAAGAAATTGTCAAGTAAAAAAACATAATATATTGAAACTATTTATCTACAATTCTAAATATAAAAAAATATTTAGGAGCAAATTATGAAAAATTTTCTATTTTTAGTATTAATTTCGACTTTAAGTTTTAGTGCTACAGTTGATGATTTTTTAAACTCTTTAAAACAAGAGGTTTTAAAAACAGATTCATCTTTTAGAGATTTTGATTTTAAAAGAGGTGAAGAGATATTTTTATCAAAACATATTGGGAAGAAAGGTGAGTTAATCTCTTGTGAATCTTGTCATGGTACAAATTTACATGAAGAAAATCAAAACTATTTTACAGGTAAACAAATAGATGCTCTATCTCCAAAAGCAAATCCAAAAAGATTTACAGATAAAAAAGAGATTGAGAAATGGTTAAAAAGAAACTTCAATGATGTTTATAATCGTGAAGGAACAGCACTTGAAAAAGGTGATGTAATAACTTACATCATAAATAAATAATAAGGAGAGAAAATGAAAAAAATAGCTCTTTTAAGTTTGGCTACTTGCTGTTTATTTGCTGGAAAAATGGATGTAACTATTAAACCAGTTGACAATACAATTTATGAAAAAGAGTGTGGTAGTTGCCACTTTGCATATCCAGCTGGATTATTATCAAGTAGTTCTTGGAATAAAATGATGTCAAATTTAGATAACCACTTTGGAGATGATGCAACTGTAGATAAAGAGACTTTTCAAACATTAGTTAGCTATTTAAATGAAAATAGTGCTGAAAAAAGTATGAATTATAAAAGAAGTAGAAAAATAGTTGAGAATTTAAATGGATCTATTCCTGACTCTATTTCAAAAATGCCTTATATGAAAAGAAAGCATGAAGATATAAAAGAGCATTTAATAACTCAAAAAGAGGTTAAAGGTATGTTTAATTGTACAGCTTGTCATCAAAATGCAAAAAAAGGTATATTTAGTGACGATGATGTAAATATTCCAAATTATGGAAAATGGGAAGATTAATATGAAAAAATCATATATATGGTCACTACCAACAAGAGTT
Protein-coding regions in this window:
- the yedE gene encoding selenium metabolism membrane protein YedE/FdhT; this translates as MEFLLNFRKTLSRFWSPIPAVIALGVLSAYYFGITGTYWAVTGEFTRWGGHFLQLFGVDVSTWGYYKLMSIEGNIFTRVDGVMIIGMFAGCIAAAFWGNNVKFRLPLNNIRIYQALIGGIIAGFGARLGMGCNLASFFTGIPQFSFHAWVFTAFMMVGVYFGVKVALSPFFQSKIKMQKVSCAKPLEHNEEKVKNFFTLGTFAFIAIMLWALYLIFVANSSKLGMAMLFGAAFGLIIAKAQICFTSAFRDIFTTGRSELAIAIIIGMAVATLGVFTYLNMGAAPKIFWTGPNVVIGGLLFGFGIVIAGGCECGWMYRAVEGQVHFWIVGVGNIIGATLLAFVWDDISEPLATSWPKINLLESFGQYGGLVANYGLLFLFFIVILVLEKKYLRKSRNR
- a CDS encoding diheme cytochrome c is translated as MKKIALLSLATCCLFAGKMDVTIKPVDNTIYEKECGSCHFAYPAGLLSSSSWNKMMSNLDNHFGDDATVDKETFQTLVSYLNENSAEKSMNYKRSRKIVENLNGSIPDSISKMPYMKRKHEDIKEHLITQKEVKGMFNCTACHQNAKKGIFSDDDVNIPNYGKWED
- a CDS encoding phosphoethanolamine transferase; translated protein: MKTISQTKLIIFSSIFFTIFYNFKCFKELFATYGFSGLNSLYFLSTTILLISLITLLITLFSSKYTTKAILITLFAISAFTAYFMDTYGVVIDSEMLRNSMQTDLKESKDLLSFKLFLYILFLAIIPIFYISKLQIVYKPIKQEVLSKIKTIILALLIIITILFSFSKFYTSFFREHKVLRYNVNPIYWLYSVGNYIHKTFDTAILTIKQIGQDSKVVEPKNEPKELIILVVGETARADRFSINGYHKETNPLLKQEDIINFPNMISCGTSTALSVPCMFSIYEKSSYSYKKGISTYNVLDVLKNTQDIAILWRDNNSDSKGVALRVDYEDFKTSKTNPICDEECRDEGMLVGLENYIEKNKNKDILIILHQMGNHGPAYYKRYPKDFEKFTPVCKTNQLENCSEDEINNAYDNAILYTDYFLSKSINFLKKYNESHETALVYISDHGESLGENGIYLHGMPYAFAPKEQINVASFIWLGDGAMEHEYDKTKLKSYKDEKFSHDNLFHTLLGLFEIKSEVYKKEMDILSDVRKAE
- a CDS encoding DUF1924 domain-containing protein, producing the protein MKNFLFLVLISTLSFSATVDDFLNSLKQEVLKTDSSFRDFDFKRGEEIFLSKHIGKKGELISCESCHGTNLHEENQNYFTGKQIDALSPKANPKRFTDKKEIEKWLKRNFNDVYNREGTALEKGDVITYIINK
- the yedF gene encoding sulfurtransferase-like selenium metabolism protein YedF; the protein is MENKEIVPDYRIDMQGEPCPYPAINTLEAMKELNDGEILEIISDCPQSINNIPVDAKNHGYKVLLIDSDGPTIRYILQK